In a genomic window of Pseudomonas oryzihabitans:
- a CDS encoding putative quinol monooxygenase codes for MTTEIRVVAILQAQPGQAEAVERALRAIVAPSRAEAACYFYTPHHDPSHPGRYVFIERWASREALAEHEQTAHFKQLLTDLDGLLAEPPQIMILEELPLA; via the coding sequence ATGACCACCGAAATCCGTGTAGTCGCCATCCTGCAGGCTCAGCCGGGCCAGGCCGAAGCGGTCGAGCGGGCGTTGCGCGCCATCGTCGCGCCCTCGCGTGCCGAAGCGGCTTGCTACTTCTATACGCCCCATCACGATCCGAGCCACCCGGGCCGCTATGTCTTCATCGAGCGCTGGGCCAGCCGCGAAGCCCTCGCCGAGCACGAGCAGACCGCGCACTTCAAGCAGTTGCTGACCGACCTCGACGGCCTGCTCGCCGAGCCGCCGCAGATCATGATCCTGGAAGAATTGCCGCTGGCTTAA
- a CDS encoding heavy metal response regulator transcription factor codes for MSLLIAEDEPKTGIYLQQGLREAGFTVDRVTTGSEALELALEHPYDLLILDVMLPGLDGWEVIRRLRAAGRTFPVLFLTARDGIEDRVKGLELGGDDYLVKPFAFTELLARIRTLLRRAKGAQLNTSLSVGDLHLDLLSRRVSRGEQRINLTTRELELLEFFMRRRGEVLSKSLIAAGVWDMHFESDTNVIEVAIRRLRAKIDDDFPVKLLHTCRGLGYRLEAPEAS; via the coding sequence GTGTCACTCCTGATCGCCGAAGACGAGCCCAAGACCGGCATCTATCTCCAGCAGGGTCTGCGTGAAGCGGGTTTCACCGTGGATCGCGTGACCACCGGCAGCGAGGCACTCGAGCTGGCGCTGGAGCACCCCTACGACCTGCTGATCCTGGACGTGATGCTGCCCGGCCTGGACGGCTGGGAGGTCATCCGGCGTCTGCGCGCGGCGGGCCGGACCTTTCCCGTGCTGTTCCTGACCGCACGCGACGGCATCGAAGACCGGGTCAAGGGCCTCGAACTGGGCGGCGACGACTACCTGGTGAAACCCTTCGCCTTCACCGAATTGCTGGCCCGCATCCGTACCCTGCTGCGGCGGGCGAAGGGGGCACAACTCAACACCTCGCTCAGCGTGGGAGACCTGCACCTCGATCTGCTCAGCCGACGGGTATCCCGTGGCGAGCAGCGCATCAACCTGACGACCAGGGAACTGGAGTTGCTGGAATTCTTCATGCGCCGTCGCGGCGAGGTACTGTCCAAATCCCTGATCGCCGCCGGCGTCTGGGACATGCATTTCGAGAGCGACACCAACGTCATCGAGGTGGCCATTCGCCGCCTGCGCGCCAAGATCGATGACGACTTCCCGGTCAAGCTGCTGCATACCTGCCGCGGCCTGGGCTATCGGTTGGAGGCCCCGGAGGCGTCATGA
- a CDS encoding alkaline phosphatase D family protein, translating to MNTSRRQALGLLGLGLSAAWFAGCSAREPQPDPFTLGVASGDPTAEGFVIWTRLAPDPLAADGLGGLHSPVEAQWEVALDPGLRQVVQRGVAVALPQTAFSVPVTVAGLAPGRPYWYRFTALGHQSRIGRATTLPPLASAPERLKLVVASCSHYENGFFSAYRHMAEENADLALFLGDYIYDSNFPLTTQAVRRHGMPPATDLVGYRRRHALYRTDPDLQRLHAELTCLMTWDDHEVQNDYAGPWPANPHINLATFALQRQAAYQAFREHAPLRAWRSQGTGLRLYDRFNFGQLAQIHLLDGRQYRSEPACATDRTRGGHLVAADCPGRNDGTRSMLGEAQERWLMEGFRRSSARWNLIAQDVLMAPLRQRLPNGEPGRWTDGWDGYPATRARLLQGVASSRVANPVTLGGDSHSFWVNDLHLDAEDERTPVVATEFIGTSITSNGPDYAEFAKLRPENPQIRFFESRLRGYLALDITRERLQAELRTITDRTRPDAERGTLARFVVEAGRPGAIPA from the coding sequence ATGAACACCTCAAGACGTCAAGCGCTCGGTCTACTCGGTTTAGGCCTGAGTGCTGCCTGGTTCGCCGGTTGCAGCGCGCGCGAGCCGCAGCCGGATCCCTTCACCCTGGGCGTCGCCAGCGGCGATCCAACCGCCGAGGGCTTCGTCATCTGGACCCGGCTAGCGCCCGATCCACTCGCCGCAGACGGCTTGGGCGGCCTGCATAGCCCGGTCGAGGCCCAATGGGAGGTGGCCCTGGACCCCGGCCTGCGCCAGGTGGTGCAACGGGGCGTGGCCGTGGCGCTGCCGCAGACGGCCTTCAGCGTACCGGTCACCGTCGCGGGCCTGGCACCGGGGCGTCCGTACTGGTATCGCTTCACCGCCCTGGGTCACCAGAGCCGGATCGGTCGGGCCACTACCTTGCCGCCGCTGGCCAGCGCCCCGGAGCGCCTGAAGCTGGTCGTGGCTTCTTGCTCGCATTATGAGAACGGCTTCTTCAGTGCCTATCGGCACATGGCCGAAGAGAACGCTGACTTGGCGCTGTTCCTCGGCGATTACATCTATGACAGCAACTTTCCCCTGACCACCCAGGCGGTGCGTCGCCATGGCATGCCGCCGGCCACCGATCTGGTGGGCTATCGCCGGCGCCATGCCCTGTACCGGACCGATCCCGACCTGCAGCGACTGCATGCCGAGCTGACCTGCCTGATGACCTGGGACGACCACGAGGTACAGAACGACTACGCCGGACCCTGGCCGGCCAATCCCCATATCAACCTGGCCACCTTTGCCTTGCAGCGCCAGGCGGCCTACCAGGCCTTTCGCGAGCATGCGCCGCTGCGGGCCTGGCGGAGCCAGGGCACGGGCTTGCGTCTCTATGATCGCTTCAATTTCGGTCAGTTGGCGCAGATTCACCTGCTCGATGGCCGCCAGTACCGCAGCGAGCCGGCCTGTGCGACGGACCGGACCCGTGGCGGCCATCTGGTCGCTGCGGATTGTCCCGGCCGCAACGACGGGACGCGCAGCATGCTCGGCGAGGCTCAGGAGCGTTGGTTGATGGAGGGCTTCCGCCGCAGTTCCGCACGCTGGAATCTGATCGCCCAGGACGTACTAATGGCGCCCCTGCGCCAGCGCCTACCCAACGGCGAGCCGGGACGCTGGACCGATGGCTGGGACGGCTATCCCGCCACGCGGGCGCGGTTGCTACAGGGCGTGGCCAGCAGCCGCGTCGCCAATCCGGTGACCCTGGGCGGCGACAGCCATTCCTTCTGGGTCAATGACCTGCACCTGGACGCCGAGGACGAACGCACGCCGGTGGTGGCTACCGAGTTCATCGGGACGTCGATCACTTCCAACGGCCCGGATTACGCAGAGTTCGCGAAATTGCGCCCGGAGAATCCACAGATCCGCTTCTTCGAGAGTCGCCTGCGCGGCTACCTGGCGCTGGATATCACCCGGGAGCGGTTGCAGGCGGAGCTGCGTACCATTACCGACCGCACCCGCCCGGATGCGGAGCGCGGCACCCTGGCGCGTTTCGTGGTGGAGGCGGGACGGCCGGGGGCCATTCCCGCCTAA
- the copD gene encoding copper homeostasis membrane protein CopD, which produces MADPWSIALRGSLYAVLMALFGLALFGLYGLDRSARRSGVVLPFTPLLAACAGLALPLSALALLQLATVLSGASAWAEAWPQVPLVATQTAAGLASLVRLAALLGVLLACLAYRRSPSASLLGIAVLGAAALATLAWAGHGVMDDAPRRLWHLGATLVHLWVSAGWFGALLAFAWLLFSGPPTEGPATRRLARSLAGFSTAGALFVALAAATGLVKYLFIVGPRLAPLLEGRYGVLLLGKLGLFLAMLGLATLNRWWLTPALAATMDSRGPAWAVRRLRLSIGLELAAAVVILALVAWLGTLDPDPQA; this is translated from the coding sequence GTGGCCGACCCCTGGAGTATCGCCCTCAGAGGTAGCCTGTACGCCGTGCTCATGGCGCTATTCGGGCTGGCCCTGTTCGGCCTCTATGGACTCGACCGCTCCGCGCGGCGCTCGGGCGTGGTCCTGCCGTTCACCCCGCTGCTGGCCGCCTGCGCCGGGCTCGCCCTACCGCTCTCGGCGCTCGCCCTGCTGCAACTGGCCACCGTCTTGAGCGGGGCCAGCGCCTGGGCGGAGGCCTGGCCCCAGGTGCCGCTGGTGGCGACCCAGACCGCTGCGGGCCTGGCCAGCCTGGTACGGCTGGCGGCGCTATTGGGTGTATTGCTCGCCTGCCTGGCCTACCGCCGCTCGCCGAGCGCCAGCCTGCTAGGCATCGCGGTGCTGGGTGCCGCCGCCCTCGCCACCCTGGCCTGGGCAGGCCATGGCGTCATGGATGACGCCCCAAGGCGCCTCTGGCACCTCGGCGCCACCCTCGTTCACCTCTGGGTATCCGCTGGCTGGTTCGGGGCGCTGCTGGCCTTCGCCTGGCTCTTGTTCAGCGGGCCGCCGACGGAGGGGCCGGCGACGCGGCGCCTGGCCCGATCTCTGGCCGGATTCAGCACGGCCGGAGCCCTGTTCGTGGCCCTGGCGGCAGCGACCGGCCTGGTCAAGTACCTGTTCATCGTCGGTCCACGGCTGGCGCCCCTGCTGGAGGGTCGCTATGGCGTCCTGTTGCTCGGTAAGCTCGGCCTATTCCTGGCCATGCTCGGCCTGGCGACGCTCAATCGCTGGTGGCTGACGCCCGCCCTCGCCGCGACAATGGACAGCCGGGGCCCCGCCTGGGCAGTCCGTCGGCTGCGGCTGAGCATCGGCCTAGAACTGGCAGCCGCCGTTGTCATACTCGCGTTGGTCGCCTGGCTCGGTACACTCGATCCGGATCCCCAGGCCTGA
- a CDS encoding heavy metal sensor histidine kinase: MKPGSLTLRLSLLFVAAVAVVLVVVGLAFEALSRHHFHALDTQVLREKLAAVNRIASESAADPDELRARWHTLLGAHPDLTVLVLAADGSPYFTEPAGATLPPVERERQGDGTWEWVQGHHRYKAISAPLTLAAGTPPLTLWLLLDVTTHAHFFTVLQRWFWIVLGASTLLSAALGWLVARNGLKPVRTVTHTAASMSAGSLKRQIPLAPVPDELRELIMAFNAMLGRLDNSFGRLSNFSADIAHELRTPISNLRTHTEVVLAQPRTPEVYEENLQSNLEELNRLSILIDRLLLLAKADHGLIALDRQPLELRTVVQKLFDYYELLAEDQGVELHLSGDGRVLADSVMIQQVVANLLSNALRYTPGGGRIFVSLAERGQQVELAVENPGRTIAPEHLDHLFDRFYRGDPARREGQGNAGLGLAIARSLMESHGGSIHCTSAEGCTRFTLVFPSLAHAAQA; encoded by the coding sequence ATGAAACCGGGTTCTCTCACCCTGCGCCTGAGCCTGCTGTTCGTGGCCGCGGTCGCCGTCGTACTCGTCGTCGTCGGGCTGGCCTTCGAGGCCCTGAGTCGCCATCACTTCCACGCCCTGGATACCCAGGTCCTCAGGGAAAAGCTGGCCGCCGTCAACCGGATCGCCAGCGAGTCCGCCGCCGACCCGGACGAGCTGCGTGCCCGCTGGCACACCCTGCTGGGTGCCCATCCGGACCTCACCGTGCTGGTGCTCGCCGCCGATGGCTCCCCCTATTTCACCGAGCCGGCCGGCGCCACGCTGCCCCCCGTCGAGCGGGAGCGCCAGGGCGACGGCACCTGGGAGTGGGTGCAGGGTCATCACCGCTACAAGGCCATCAGCGCGCCGCTGACTCTGGCGGCAGGCACGCCGCCCCTCACCCTCTGGCTGCTGCTGGACGTCACCACCCACGCGCATTTCTTCACCGTGCTCCAGCGCTGGTTCTGGATCGTGCTGGGCGCCAGCACCCTGCTGAGCGCCGCGCTGGGGTGGTTGGTCGCCCGTAACGGACTCAAGCCGGTCAGGACGGTCACCCACACGGCCGCTTCCATGTCGGCGGGCTCGCTGAAGCGCCAGATCCCTCTCGCACCCGTACCCGACGAATTGCGCGAGCTCATCATGGCCTTCAATGCCATGCTCGGGCGCCTGGACAACTCCTTCGGGCGCCTCTCCAACTTCTCGGCCGATATCGCCCACGAATTGCGCACCCCGATCAGCAACCTGCGCACCCATACCGAGGTGGTGCTGGCGCAGCCGCGGACGCCCGAGGTCTACGAAGAGAATCTGCAATCCAACCTGGAAGAATTGAATCGACTGTCGATCCTCATCGACCGCCTGTTGCTGCTGGCCAAGGCGGATCACGGCCTGATCGCCCTCGACCGTCAGCCACTGGAGTTGCGGACCGTGGTGCAGAAACTCTTCGACTACTACGAACTGCTCGCCGAGGACCAGGGCGTCGAACTGCACCTGAGCGGTGACGGCCGGGTGCTCGCCGACAGCGTCATGATCCAGCAGGTGGTCGCCAACCTGCTGTCCAATGCACTGCGCTACACCCCGGGCGGCGGACGGATCTTCGTCAGCCTCGCGGAGCGTGGGCAACAGGTGGAGCTGGCGGTGGAAAATCCGGGGCGGACCATAGCGCCCGAACACCTCGACCATCTCTTCGACCGCTTCTATCGCGGCGATCCGGCCCGCCGGGAAGGCCAGGGCAATGCCGGGCTGGGGCTGGCCATCGCCCGCTCCCTGATGGAGTCCCACGGCGGCAGCATCCACTGCACCTCGGCAGAAGGCTGCACCCGCTTCACCCTCGTCTTTCCCAGTCTTGCTCATGCCGCCCAGGCCTGA
- a CDS encoding copper resistance protein B, whose amino-acid sequence MSSHVRLRRPSPLIATALLVLSGSAFAVQDQDGMQGMEPSQMQGMEPSQMQGMDHSQMQGMDHSKMQGMDHSQMQGMDHSQMQGMDHSKMQGMDHSQMPGMDHSKMQGMDHAKPPATSRSRTPIPALTDADRAAVYQGGHGHAVHDKALNSLLLVDRLEWQDAAEGSALNWDLKGWVGGDIDRLWLRSEGERSRGVTEAAELQTLWGHAISPWWDVVGGLRQDFKPGPAQTWAALGLQGLALYNVEAEATAFLGEGGQTALRLKGEYDLLLTNRLILQPSVEVDLYGRDDPRRSVGAGLAETEAGLRLRYEIRREFAPYVGVTWNRSHGETARLAREEGAEISDTRLVLGLRFWF is encoded by the coding sequence ATGAGCAGCCACGTTCGCCTGCGCCGCCCCAGCCCGCTGATCGCTACCGCCCTGCTGGTGCTGTCCGGCAGCGCCTTCGCCGTCCAAGACCAGGATGGGATGCAGGGGATGGAGCCTTCCCAGATGCAGGGGATGGAGCCTTCCCAGATGCAGGGCATGGATCATTCCCAGATGCAGGGTATGGATCACTCCAAGATGCAGGGCATGGATCACTCCCAAATGCAGGGTATGGACCACTCCCAAATGCAGGGCATGGATCACTCCAAAATGCAGGGCATGGACCACTCCCAGATGCCAGGCATGGACCATTCCAAGATGCAGGGCATGGACCACGCTAAACCCCCGGCGACCTCGCGCAGTCGCACACCCATCCCGGCCCTGACCGACGCCGACCGGGCGGCGGTCTACCAGGGTGGCCACGGGCACGCCGTGCACGACAAGGCCCTGAACAGCCTGCTGCTGGTCGACCGGCTGGAATGGCAGGACGCCGCTGAAGGCAGCGCCCTGAATTGGGATCTCAAGGGCTGGGTCGGCGGCGACATCGACCGGCTGTGGTTGCGCTCGGAAGGCGAGCGCAGCCGCGGCGTCACCGAGGCGGCGGAACTCCAGACGCTCTGGGGGCACGCCATAAGCCCCTGGTGGGACGTGGTGGGCGGACTCCGCCAGGACTTCAAACCCGGTCCAGCGCAGACCTGGGCCGCCCTCGGCCTGCAGGGACTGGCGCTGTACAACGTCGAGGCCGAGGCCACCGCCTTCCTCGGCGAAGGCGGCCAGACCGCGCTGCGCCTGAAAGGCGAGTACGACCTCCTGCTGACCAATCGCCTGATCCTGCAGCCCTCCGTCGAGGTGGATCTCTACGGCCGGGACGATCCCCGCCGCAGCGTCGGTGCGGGGCTGGCGGAAACCGAAGCGGGGCTGCGCCTACGCTACGAGATTCGTCGGGAATTCGCACCCTATGTCGGCGTGACCTGGAATCGCAGCCATGGCGAGACCGCCCGCCTGGCGCGGGAGGAAGGCGCGGAGATCAGCGATACCCGCCTGGTGCTCGGCCTGCGTTTCTGGTTCTAA
- a CDS encoding LacI family DNA-binding transcriptional regulator — protein sequence MKRTGSRSSGRPTLTEVALQAGVSPITASRVLRGVATVAPELVTRVQEAAAQLGYVTNPAARALASAQGHSVVVLVPSLSNHLFIEPLEAIHEVLRPRGLEVLIGNYHYDPEEEEKLIRNYLAYQPRGLLLTGFDRTDTARQLLAASGVPRVHMMELDPAGTVPSVGFSQHAAGAAAARHLLAAGRKRLGYVAAQLDPRALARGEGFREVLREAGCYDPSLDVLDAQPSSVGLGAQQFRELLARRPDVDGLFFCNDDLAQGALFEAQRLGIAIPERISVIGFNDLPGSAHTVPRLSSIQTPRAAVGRQAATLLLGLLDGRSQPTSVDLGFELVSRESV from the coding sequence ATGAAGCGAACGGGTTCTCGTAGTTCCGGTCGGCCCACCCTCACCGAGGTGGCGCTGCAGGCCGGTGTTTCCCCCATTACCGCCTCGCGCGTCCTACGCGGGGTCGCCACCGTGGCGCCCGAGTTGGTCACCCGGGTGCAAGAGGCCGCCGCCCAGCTCGGCTACGTCACCAATCCGGCCGCTCGCGCCCTGGCCTCGGCCCAGGGGCACTCGGTGGTGGTGCTGGTGCCCTCGCTTTCCAACCATCTGTTCATCGAGCCGCTGGAGGCCATCCACGAGGTCTTGCGGCCGCGTGGGCTGGAGGTGCTGATCGGCAATTACCACTACGATCCCGAGGAAGAGGAGAAGCTGATCCGCAACTACCTGGCCTACCAGCCGCGGGGCCTGTTGCTGACCGGTTTCGACCGCACCGATACCGCGCGCCAGCTGCTGGCGGCCAGTGGCGTGCCGCGGGTGCACATGATGGAACTGGATCCGGCCGGTACGGTGCCCAGCGTGGGCTTTTCCCAGCATGCGGCCGGGGCGGCGGCGGCGCGCCATCTGTTGGCCGCCGGCCGCAAGCGGCTGGGCTATGTCGCCGCCCAGCTCGATCCCCGGGCGCTGGCGCGGGGCGAAGGCTTTCGCGAGGTGCTGCGCGAGGCGGGCTGCTACGACCCGAGCCTGGACGTGCTGGATGCCCAGCCTTCGTCCGTGGGCCTGGGTGCCCAGCAGTTCCGCGAGTTGCTGGCGCGGCGGCCCGATGTCGACGGCCTATTCTTCTGCAACGACGACCTGGCCCAGGGCGCGCTGTTCGAGGCGCAGCGCCTGGGCATCGCCATTCCCGAGCGGATTTCGGTGATCGGCTTCAACGATCTGCCCGGCTCGGCGCATACGGTGCCGCGGCTGTCGTCCATCCAGACGCCGCGAGCAGCGGTGGGGCGCCAGGCGGCGACCCTGTTGCTGGGCCTGCTCGATGGCCGCAGCCAGCCGACTTCGGTGGATCTGGGGTTCGAGCTGGTGAGTCGGGAAAGCGTCTAG
- a CDS encoding gluconokinase — protein sequence MNTPIPALVVMGVAGCGKSSVGAAIAQQDGGRLIEGDAFHPPANIAKMSAGIPLDDADRAGWLTRLGEELAAAVAAGERPVLTCSALKRRYRDQLRQAVPGLGFVFLELTRETAAQRVANRPGHFMPASLIDSQFAALEAPHGEATTLVVDARNPLSAIGQQVSAWWSTSARLAQPA from the coding sequence ATGAACACTCCCATTCCCGCGCTGGTGGTCATGGGCGTCGCAGGCTGCGGCAAGAGCAGCGTCGGCGCCGCCATCGCCCAGCAGGACGGTGGCCGCCTGATCGAAGGCGACGCCTTCCACCCCCCAGCCAACATCGCCAAGATGAGCGCCGGGATTCCCCTCGACGACGCGGACCGCGCCGGCTGGTTGACCCGCCTGGGCGAAGAGCTGGCCGCCGCCGTGGCCGCTGGTGAACGCCCGGTGCTCACCTGCTCCGCACTCAAGCGCCGCTATCGCGACCAACTGCGCCAGGCCGTGCCCGGCCTCGGTTTCGTCTTCCTCGAACTGACCCGCGAGACCGCTGCCCAGCGCGTCGCCAATCGCCCGGGCCACTTCATGCCCGCCAGCCTGATCGATAGCCAGTTCGCCGCCCTGGAAGCGCCACACGGTGAAGCGACTACGCTGGTAGTGGACGCTCGCAACCCCTTGTCCGCCATTGGCCAGCAGGTCTCGGCCTGGTGGAGCACCTCGGCTCGGCTGGCTCAACCGGCCTGA
- a CDS encoding GntP family permease: MFGMDHNSFLLLDALVTIIGLVLLITKFKVHPFIALTIASGFLGLTSGMPVEKVMKSFQDGFGGVLGFVGILLGLGTMLGKLMADSGGADQIAQTLIRAFGIKRVHWAMMFAAFLVGIPLFFEIGFVLLAPLVFIVARRTGLSLVKLGIPLLAGLSAVHGLVPPHPGPLLAVGVFGADIGKTIFYGLIVGLPTAMIAGPIFGAWISKRIPGSANPELVAQIAQETDNRNLPGFGITVFTVLLPVILMLLKAFADIFFAADNHFRIWMDFIGHPITALLAALLLSFYSFGTACGFSREKIVKLLDQSLAPVAAIVLIVGAGGGFKQMLVASGVGEVIGNLAVQTQISPILLTWLVAAVIRVATGSATVATITGAGIVAPVVALVPGVNKELLVLAAGAGSVILSHVNDAGFWLVKQYFNMTVAETFKTWSMMETILSVVALAFIMLLSLFV; encoded by the coding sequence ATGTTCGGCATGGACCACAACAGCTTTCTTTTGCTCGACGCCCTGGTGACCATCATCGGCCTGGTGCTCTTGATCACCAAGTTCAAGGTCCATCCCTTCATCGCCCTGACCATCGCCTCGGGCTTTCTCGGCCTGACCTCCGGCATGCCGGTGGAAAAGGTCATGAAATCCTTCCAGGACGGCTTCGGCGGCGTGCTCGGCTTCGTCGGCATCCTGCTGGGCCTCGGCACCATGCTCGGCAAACTGATGGCCGATTCCGGCGGCGCCGACCAGATCGCCCAGACGCTGATCCGCGCCTTCGGCATCAAGCGCGTGCACTGGGCAATGATGTTCGCCGCCTTCCTGGTGGGCATCCCGCTGTTCTTCGAGATCGGCTTCGTGCTGCTGGCGCCCCTGGTGTTCATCGTCGCCCGTCGCACCGGGCTGTCGCTGGTCAAGCTGGGCATCCCGCTGCTGGCGGGTCTGTCCGCCGTGCATGGCCTGGTGCCGCCGCATCCGGGTCCGCTGCTGGCGGTCGGGGTGTTCGGTGCCGACATCGGCAAGACCATCTTCTACGGCCTGATCGTCGGCCTGCCCACCGCCATGATCGCCGGCCCCATCTTCGGCGCCTGGATCTCCAAGCGCATTCCCGGTTCGGCCAACCCCGAACTGGTCGCCCAGATCGCCCAGGAGACCGACAACCGCAACCTGCCGGGCTTCGGCATCACAGTTTTCACCGTGCTGCTGCCGGTGATCCTGATGCTGCTCAAGGCCTTCGCCGACATCTTCTTCGCCGCCGACAACCACTTCCGCATCTGGATGGACTTCATCGGCCATCCCATCACCGCCCTGCTCGCCGCCCTGCTGCTGAGCTTCTACAGCTTCGGCACCGCCTGCGGCTTCTCCCGCGAGAAGATCGTCAAGCTGCTCGACCAGAGCCTGGCGCCGGTGGCGGCCATCGTGCTGATCGTCGGCGCCGGCGGTGGCTTCAAGCAGATGCTGGTGGCCAGCGGTGTCGGTGAGGTGATCGGCAACCTGGCGGTGCAAACCCAGATCTCGCCGATCCTGCTGACCTGGCTGGTGGCGGCGGTGATCCGCGTGGCCACCGGTTCCGCCACCGTGGCGACCATCACCGGCGCCGGCATCGTCGCCCCCGTGGTGGCCCTGGTGCCGGGCGTGAACAAGGAACTGCTGGTGCTGGCCGCAGGTGCCGGTTCGGTGATCCTCTCCCACGTCAACGACGCCGGCTTCTGGCTGGTGAAGCAGTACTTCAACATGACCGTGGCCGAGACCTTCAAGACCTGGTCGATGATGGAAACCATCCTCTCGGTGGTGGCCCTGGCCTTCATCATGCTGTTGTCGCTGTTCGTCTGA
- the copC gene encoding copper homeostasis periplasmic binding protein CopC, whose protein sequence is MSNPLLRTFAVLLLSGLGAAALAHPKLLSATPADRSEGAAPARIELHFSENLVSQFSGAKLSMTAMPGMEHPPMPVKATVSGSDNPKVMLITPAAPLADGTYRVDWRAVSADTHPVTGSLTFKIR, encoded by the coding sequence ATGTCCAATCCTCTGCTGCGGACGTTCGCCGTCCTCCTGCTGTCAGGCCTGGGTGCCGCGGCGCTGGCCCATCCCAAGCTGCTCTCCGCCACCCCGGCCGACCGCAGCGAAGGCGCCGCCCCCGCACGCATCGAACTGCACTTCTCCGAGAACCTGGTCAGCCAGTTCTCCGGCGCCAAGCTCAGCATGACCGCCATGCCCGGCATGGAGCATCCACCGATGCCGGTCAAGGCGACCGTCTCCGGCAGCGACAATCCCAAGGTCATGCTGATCACGCCCGCAGCCCCTCTGGCGGACGGTACCTATCGGGTCGATTGGCGCGCCGTCTCGGCGGACACCCATCCCGTGACCGGTAGCCTGACCTTCAAGATCCGCTGA